Within Mytilus edulis chromosome 10, xbMytEdul2.2, whole genome shotgun sequence, the genomic segment GGTTTTAAAGCTatctaaatctctcacttgtgtGGCAGTAGTATAAAATGCTATCTTATTGACACAATGTGTGCACTAAACACAAatataataggcaaaaatgtcaacaatatgggtacagcagtcaacattgtgttataagcTCAATCACAGTATGAACCTAAAATATACACATCATAatggttttatttacatttatttcatgaacattattgtttatttaaaagtATGAGATGCactaaaaagtcaaataaagcATTGTGCAGCTCAGgtgtaaaaaatcaaataatattaCGCAGACAAAATTTCCTTTTATGCATAAATTGATAGTTCTATCACAATAAAAGGGTGCGATATCACCAGCAAGAGAGAATATGATATCGTTTGATACTATCACTCattattcaatttaaaaagtaataaaatatcaGCAAAGACgcatttataattttattgaaatattttacctATCACCATCCAATTCTAACACGTTATGAGTCCTAAAGATATACATTGTGTTTTATCTTAAGTAATATTAAAtacataaaactaaaaaaaaatcaaagaaaatcaTTATGTGACTATTGGTTTATTCATGTATAAAATATCCAGAAAAGGACGTGTGAGCAAACCCCAAAACAACTTCTGGAGCATCAGTTCTATGCTTGACAAATACTCGATCTCCAACTGTTAGCTCTATCACAGCACTAATTGTACTCGAGTCTGCAGCTGCTCCGCCATGCGAGTAACCAAGAATATATGGTTGATCATTCTTGTTCAGTTGATAATGTACTACGGCACCATGATTTGCCAAAATCATACAGGAAAAATGGTAAAGTCCTTGAATAGTCGCTGTAAACACACCTGTTGATGGGTCATATGCTCCACCTCTATTCACTTTGACATCATCGAATTCCAATACGGCATTTATATCAATTAATGTGAAATGTGGTGTAAGTGCTGCAAAAAACGCTGGCTTCACAGATGCAGAGGCagctgtatatatataatatataaaaacaattgttACATTACTAACAAATAAATGAATTTCATAGGAAGTACtgttatataatttaattcaatCAATTCCAACAGAATAACCAGTTGCTGTTTTAGAGAAGCTGGTGTAATTTTTTTTGTGAACGGAATCTTTGCTTTTTTATGCTGGCTTGttcaatttcaataaaattatttctGCATTTTGTATTGCATTTTGTCAGTTTTAGTGGACTAGCTTCTCCTTTTAAATATGCCGTTTCGAGTTCATGTTTTTCGTTATATTTTATTAAGATAGAATACAACAGAACGATAACAGTATGCAACAtcagttaaataaaggcaacagtagtatatatcGCAATTACTTAATTTTgacttatgatattttattttcccttggagttcggtatttttgttatttttctttttat encodes:
- the LOC139491158 gene encoding collagen alpha-1(VIII) chain-like isoform X2; amino-acid sequence: MNMSPMIVIFMVMSFPLISCSSQSCVMDILDEFDKIKVDVAKSKAASASVKPAFFAALTPHFTLIDINAVLEFDDVKVNRGGAYDPSTGVFTATIQGLYHFSCMILANHGAVVHYQLNKNDQPYILGYSHGGAAADSSTISAVIELTVGDRVFVKHRTDAPEVVLGFAHTSFSGYFIHE